A single region of the Streptomyces sp. NBC_01381 genome encodes:
- a CDS encoding cytochrome P450 — translation MELTHAQIDDTSHGYAPLIRATLPQTQSPVWLATRYDVVKAALGDSRFVRDLARVPGAEGGGVAAELLDEAGLPAEYRQYLEILVLVDGPEHTRLRTHVMRAFAPRRIAALRPRIERIVQDVADEIVAKGGEFDVLRGFAYPVMTSVICDIIGVEGADRDQVSGWIRDYESGEPDRFLPGIDHLAAYIDGLLDRRAAAPAEDLASDLLRSSAEAGPDQQLTRQEMIALVFLLINTGIAPPAFFLTDAVLTLLDHPEEVAKLRAEPALLPRAVQELLRHVSAVRVGATLYATEDVELGGVLVRRGEGVTSGLLAANRDPGTFAEPARLDLSREAARGAGHIAYGHGAHRCIGAALANLQTEVILDQLFLKRDSLTLAVERDALERIGFAGDGTYPMALPVRI, via the coding sequence GTGGAATTGACGCACGCTCAGATAGACGACACCTCGCACGGCTACGCACCGCTGATACGTGCGACGTTGCCGCAGACCCAGTCCCCGGTGTGGCTGGCCACCCGGTACGACGTGGTCAAGGCCGCCCTCGGCGACAGCCGGTTCGTCCGCGACCTCGCCAGGGTTCCGGGGGCGGAGGGCGGCGGTGTCGCCGCGGAGCTGCTCGACGAGGCCGGGCTGCCGGCGGAGTACCGGCAGTACCTGGAGATTCTGGTCCTGGTCGACGGGCCCGAGCACACCCGGTTGCGCACCCATGTCATGCGCGCGTTCGCGCCGCGCCGGATCGCGGCACTACGGCCGCGCATCGAGCGCATCGTCCAGGACGTGGCCGATGAAATCGTCGCCAAGGGAGGGGAGTTCGACGTCCTGCGCGGCTTCGCCTACCCCGTCATGACGAGTGTCATCTGCGACATCATCGGGGTCGAGGGAGCAGACCGTGACCAGGTGAGCGGCTGGATCCGCGACTACGAATCCGGCGAGCCGGACCGTTTCCTGCCCGGCATCGACCACCTCGCCGCGTACATCGACGGCCTTCTCGACCGCCGTGCCGCGGCACCTGCCGAGGACCTGGCCTCCGACCTCCTGCGCTCCAGCGCGGAAGCGGGCCCTGACCAGCAGCTGACCCGGCAGGAGATGATTGCTCTGGTCTTCCTGCTGATCAACACCGGTATAGCGCCGCCGGCCTTCTTCCTCACCGACGCCGTCCTCACGCTGCTCGACCACCCCGAGGAGGTGGCCAAACTGCGCGCCGAGCCCGCGCTACTGCCGCGCGCCGTGCAGGAGTTGCTGCGCCACGTCTCCGCGGTCCGCGTCGGGGCCACGCTGTACGCCACCGAGGACGTGGAGCTCGGCGGGGTCCTGGTCCGCCGTGGCGAGGGAGTCACCAGCGGACTGCTCGCCGCCAACCGCGACCCGGGCACCTTCGCCGAACCCGCCCGGCTCGACCTCTCCCGGGAGGCGGCACGCGGCGCCGGACACATCGCCTACGGTCACGGCGCCCACCGCTGCATCGGTGCCGCCCTCGCCAACCTGCAGACCGAGGTCATCCTCGACCAACTGTTCCTCAAGCGGGACAGCTTGACCCTCGCCGTCGAACGCGACGCCCTGGAACGCATCGGCTTCGCCGGCGACGGAACGTACCCGATGGCGCTGCCCGTACGGATCTGA
- the kdpA gene encoding potassium-transporting ATPase subunit KdpA, with product MSPTLAGVLQLLALIVALGLAYRPLGDYMARVYSSEKHYKPEKWIYKAIGANPNVEMRWPAYLRSVLAFSAVSVLFLYLLQRLQGSLPGSLGFKSIDPDQAFNTAASFVANTNWQSYYGEQAMGHVVQTGGLAVQNFVSAAVGIAVAVALVRGFARSRTGELGNFWADLVRGTVRILLPIAVIGALVLVACGAIQNFSGIHEVGQFMGGQQQWNGGAVASQEVIKELGTNGGGYFNANSAHPFENPNGLSNLFEIWLILVIPFALTRTFGRMVGSLKQGYAILATMATIWLVFTGLMLWTEFAGKGPAFDIAGGALEGKETRFGIGASAIFSVATTLTSTGAVNSFHSSNTGFGGGIDLLGMQLGEIAPGGTGSGLYGMLIMAIIAVFIAGLMVGRTPEYLGKKIGTREIKLAACYILITPALVLCFTAAAMALDTPANSMTNSGAHGFSEILYAYTSGANNNGSAFAGLNADTQWFNSTIGIAMLVGRFLPMVFVLALAGSLAEQKPVPETAGTLRTEKPLFTGLLVGTIMIITGLTYFPALALGPLAEGLAA from the coding sequence ATGAGTCCCACCCTCGCTGGTGTCCTCCAGCTCCTCGCGCTGATCGTCGCTCTCGGCCTCGCCTACCGGCCGCTGGGTGACTACATGGCCCGCGTCTACTCCTCGGAGAAGCACTACAAGCCCGAGAAGTGGATCTACAAGGCGATCGGCGCCAACCCGAACGTCGAGATGCGCTGGCCCGCCTACCTGCGCAGCGTCCTCGCCTTCTCCGCGGTGAGCGTTCTCTTCCTCTACCTGCTCCAGCGGCTGCAGGGCTCGCTCCCCGGCTCGCTCGGCTTCAAGTCGATCGACCCGGACCAGGCGTTCAACACCGCCGCCTCGTTCGTGGCGAACACCAACTGGCAGTCGTACTACGGCGAGCAGGCCATGGGCCACGTCGTGCAGACCGGCGGCCTCGCGGTGCAGAACTTCGTGTCGGCCGCGGTGGGCATCGCGGTCGCCGTCGCCCTCGTCCGCGGCTTCGCCCGCTCCCGTACCGGTGAGCTGGGCAACTTCTGGGCCGACCTGGTGCGCGGCACCGTCCGCATCCTGCTGCCGATAGCGGTGATCGGCGCGCTCGTCCTGGTGGCCTGTGGTGCGATCCAGAACTTCTCCGGCATCCACGAGGTCGGGCAGTTCATGGGCGGTCAGCAGCAGTGGAACGGCGGGGCGGTGGCCTCGCAGGAGGTCATCAAGGAGCTGGGCACGAACGGCGGCGGTTACTTCAACGCCAACTCGGCGCACCCCTTCGAGAACCCCAACGGTCTGTCGAACCTGTTCGAGATCTGGTTGATTCTCGTCATCCCCTTCGCGCTGACGCGCACGTTCGGCCGCATGGTCGGCTCGCTCAAGCAGGGTTACGCGATCCTGGCGACGATGGCCACGATCTGGCTCGTCTTCACGGGACTGATGCTGTGGACCGAGTTCGCGGGCAAGGGTCCGGCGTTCGACATCGCCGGTGGCGCGTTGGAGGGCAAGGAGACCCGGTTCGGCATCGGCGCGTCGGCGATCTTCTCGGTCGCGACGACGCTGACGTCGACGGGCGCGGTGAACTCGTTCCATTCTTCGAACACCGGGTTCGGTGGCGGTATCGACCTGCTGGGCATGCAGCTCGGCGAGATCGCGCCCGGCGGTACGGGTTCTGGTCTCTACGGCATGCTGATCATGGCGATCATCGCGGTGTTCATCGCGGGCCTGATGGTGGGACGTACGCCGGAGTACCTGGGCAAGAAGATCGGCACCCGCGAGATCAAGCTGGCGGCCTGCTACATCCTGATCACCCCGGCGCTGGTGCTCTGCTTCACCGCCGCGGCGATGGCCCTGGACACCCCAGCCAACTCGATGACGAACAGCGGCGCGCACGGATTCTCCGAGATCCTCTACGCGTACACGTCCGGCGCCAACAACAACGGCTCCGCCTTCGCGGGTCTGAACGCCGACACGCAGTGGTTCAACTCGACGATCGGTATCGCGATGCTGGTCGGCCGGTTCCTGCCCATGGTGTTCGTCCTCGCCCTGGCGGGCTCGCTCGCCGAGCAGAAGCCCGTCCCCGAGACCGCGGGCACGCTGCGGACCGAGAAGCCGCTGTTCACGGGCCTCCTGGTCGGCACGATCATGATCATCACCGGTCTGACCTACTTCCCGGCCCTCGCACTGGGACCGCTCGCCGAGGGGCTCGCGGCATGA
- a CDS encoding Na+/H+ antiporter, whose protein sequence is MRSVGTVLALVVLATMVATFARRRRIPAPSLLVVAGLAVALIPGTPDIQVTPEVIGLVVLPPLLYASAEELSWRELRAVWKPVGVLAVGLVLASAAAVGVVASVLTPLSWEMALVLGAVLASTDPVAVTALGRRLALPPKVQMLVQAESLFNDATSLVLFRVAVTVAVASSAVSWEAAGGEFALLAGGGTLIGAAVAGIVALIRRRTEDPVLETVIALITPYAAYVLAEAAHTSGVTSVVVAGVVLGGRGDRLTNARIRLQLHAVYGTVVFLLESVVFSLIGLTLPAQVRALSDGDRLWPLYALAVAATLVAVRMLWLAPLSALVQRKGGVEQVSWRVPVVLTWAGTRGVVPLAAALSIPVAADDGSILAQRPLVLVLTTSVVVVTLVVQGFTLAPVVRRSGLALEPAHTEREEAAARCSLTTASIRRVDEMSELEAVPDVVLDRLRRSLKARLDHARDRLGPGHADPEESADHIYRQLRRDLIEVEAGELQRLYDDHRISDTTRRRLQRSLDLEEARLADA, encoded by the coding sequence ATGCGCAGCGTAGGTACGGTTCTGGCCCTTGTCGTGCTCGCCACCATGGTGGCGACCTTCGCGCGTCGCCGGCGCATCCCCGCCCCCTCCCTCCTGGTCGTCGCCGGCCTCGCCGTGGCGCTGATCCCCGGCACCCCGGACATTCAGGTGACCCCCGAGGTCATCGGCCTGGTGGTGCTGCCGCCGCTGCTGTACGCCAGTGCCGAGGAACTCTCGTGGCGCGAACTGCGCGCGGTGTGGAAGCCGGTCGGCGTACTCGCCGTGGGGCTCGTGCTCGCCTCGGCGGCAGCGGTCGGCGTGGTGGCGTCCGTGCTGACGCCGCTCTCCTGGGAGATGGCCCTCGTGCTCGGGGCCGTCCTCGCCTCGACCGACCCGGTGGCGGTCACGGCTCTCGGCCGGCGCCTGGCTCTGCCGCCCAAGGTGCAGATGCTCGTGCAGGCGGAGAGTCTCTTCAACGACGCGACCTCCCTGGTGCTCTTCCGGGTCGCGGTGACCGTGGCCGTGGCCTCCTCCGCCGTGTCCTGGGAAGCGGCGGGCGGCGAGTTCGCGCTTCTCGCGGGTGGCGGCACGCTGATCGGCGCGGCGGTCGCGGGAATCGTGGCGCTGATCCGGCGGCGTACCGAGGACCCGGTCCTGGAGACGGTGATCGCGCTGATCACGCCGTACGCCGCCTACGTCCTCGCCGAGGCCGCCCACACCTCGGGCGTCACCTCCGTCGTGGTGGCCGGGGTCGTGCTCGGCGGCCGCGGTGACCGTCTCACCAACGCCCGTATAAGGCTCCAACTGCACGCCGTCTACGGCACGGTGGTGTTTCTGCTCGAGTCGGTCGTGTTCAGCCTCATCGGCCTGACCTTGCCCGCGCAGGTACGGGCGCTCTCCGACGGCGACCGGCTGTGGCCGCTCTACGCGCTGGCCGTCGCGGCCACGCTCGTCGCCGTACGGATGCTGTGGCTCGCTCCGCTGTCGGCGCTCGTCCAGCGCAAGGGCGGCGTCGAACAGGTCTCCTGGAGAGTCCCCGTGGTGCTGACGTGGGCGGGCACCCGAGGCGTCGTACCGCTGGCAGCCGCGCTGTCCATCCCGGTGGCAGCGGACGACGGTTCGATTCTGGCCCAGCGCCCCCTGGTCCTCGTCCTCACCACCTCGGTCGTGGTGGTCACCTTGGTCGTGCAGGGATTCACGCTGGCTCCGGTCGTACGCCGCTCCGGCCTCGCCCTCGAACCGGCCCATACCGAGCGGGAAGAGGCCGCGGCGCGGTGCAGCCTCACCACCGCGAGCATCCGCCGGGTGGACGAGATGTCCGAACTCGAAGCCGTACCCGACGTCGTCCTCGACCGGCTGCGCCGCAGTCTGAAGGCCCGCCTCGACCACGCCCGGGACCGGCTCGGCCCGGGCCATGCCGACCCGGAGGAATCCGCCGACCACATCTACCGCCAGCTTCGGCGCGACCTGATCGAAGTGGAGGCCGGGGAGCTGCAGCGCCTGTACGACGACCACCGCATCAGCGACACAACGCGGCGTCGGCTGCAGCGCTCCCTGGACCTGGAAGAGGCCAGGCTCGCGGACGCCTGA
- the kdpB gene encoding potassium-transporting ATPase subunit KdpB produces MHPAPPQHAPTPPTAPPPQPAPPRNPRIRPSSSPGSGSRRRTPSGLFEPKQLLAAFPEALRKVHPRALVRTPVLFVVAVGAVLTTLSAVLHPAVFTWVISAWLWLTVIFANLAEAVAEGRGRAQAESLRKARTDTVALRLRNNWRVGTDLQRAETEAVAATDLQPFDFVLVEAGELIPADGDVVDGIAAVDESAVTGESAPVIRESGGDRSGVTGGTTVLSDRIVIRVTSRPGNSFLDRMIALVEGANRQKTPNEIALNILLAALTIVFILVTVALQPMASFAGAGQTTTVLVALLVTLIPTTIGALLSAIGIAGMDRLVQRNVLAMSGRAVEAAGDVNTLLLDKTGTITLGNREAAAFLPMPGIDELQLADAAQLSSLADETPEGRSVVVLAKEKYGLREPADGELANARYVEFSAQTRMSGVDLRWDNGAACHIRKGAAQQVIDWVAMYGGQVPAEARTYSDAVSAAGGTPLLVAVHDWDGPRVLGLIQLKDVVKDGIRERFAELRRMGIRTVMITGDNPLTARAIAQEAGVDDYLAEATPEDKLALIKEEQEGGKLVAMTGDGTNDAPALAQADVGVAMNTGTSAAKEAGNMVDLDSNPTKLIEIVEIGKQLLITRGALTTFSITNDVAKYFAIIPAMFTGAYPQLSALNIMGLHSPTSAITSAIIFNALIIVALIPLALRGVRYTPSSAHDLLKRNLLVYGLGGLVLPFVGIKLIDLVVSSVPGIG; encoded by the coding sequence ATGCATCCCGCCCCGCCCCAGCACGCCCCGACCCCGCCCACCGCCCCGCCGCCGCAGCCCGCGCCACCACGCAATCCGCGCATCCGGCCGAGCAGCAGCCCCGGTTCAGGATCCCGGCGACGTACCCCCAGCGGACTCTTCGAGCCCAAGCAGCTCCTGGCGGCGTTTCCCGAAGCACTGCGTAAGGTCCATCCCAGGGCCCTGGTCCGCACCCCGGTACTCTTCGTCGTCGCGGTCGGGGCGGTCCTGACCACGCTGTCCGCGGTGCTCCACCCGGCCGTCTTCACCTGGGTGATCAGCGCCTGGCTCTGGCTCACGGTGATCTTCGCCAACCTCGCGGAGGCCGTCGCCGAGGGCCGCGGCCGGGCCCAGGCCGAGTCGCTGCGCAAGGCCCGCACCGACACCGTCGCCCTGCGGCTGCGCAACAACTGGCGGGTGGGAACGGATCTTCAGCGCGCCGAGACCGAAGCCGTCGCGGCCACGGACCTTCAGCCGTTCGACTTCGTCCTGGTCGAGGCGGGTGAGCTGATCCCCGCCGACGGTGACGTCGTGGACGGCATCGCGGCCGTCGACGAGTCCGCCGTCACCGGCGAATCCGCGCCCGTCATCCGGGAGTCGGGCGGCGACCGCTCCGGCGTCACGGGCGGTACGACGGTGCTCTCCGACCGGATCGTCATCCGGGTCACGTCTCGGCCGGGGAACAGCTTCCTGGACCGGATGATCGCCCTGGTCGAGGGCGCCAACCGGCAGAAGACCCCGAACGAGATAGCCCTCAACATCCTCCTTGCCGCCCTCACCATCGTCTTCATTCTGGTGACCGTCGCCCTGCAGCCCATGGCGTCCTTCGCCGGCGCCGGCCAGACCACGACCGTCCTCGTCGCCCTCCTGGTCACCCTGATCCCCACCACGATCGGCGCCCTGCTCTCCGCGATCGGCATCGCCGGCATGGACCGCCTGGTGCAGCGGAACGTACTCGCCATGTCCGGACGGGCAGTTGAAGCCGCCGGTGATGTGAACACCCTGCTCCTCGACAAGACGGGCACCATCACCCTCGGCAACCGCGAGGCCGCCGCCTTCCTCCCCATGCCGGGCATCGACGAACTGCAGCTCGCGGACGCGGCCCAGCTGTCGTCGCTGGCCGACGAGACACCCGAGGGCCGCTCCGTCGTCGTACTCGCCAAGGAGAAGTACGGGCTGCGCGAGCCCGCCGACGGAGAGCTCGCGAACGCCCGCTACGTCGAATTCAGCGCGCAGACCCGGATGAGCGGCGTCGACCTGCGCTGGGACAACGGCGCCGCGTGTCACATCCGCAAGGGCGCGGCGCAGCAGGTCATCGACTGGGTCGCGATGTACGGGGGCCAGGTACCGGCCGAGGCGCGCACGTACTCCGACGCCGTGTCCGCGGCGGGCGGTACGCCCCTGCTGGTGGCGGTGCACGACTGGGACGGGCCACGCGTCCTAGGGCTGATCCAGCTCAAGGACGTCGTCAAGGACGGCATCCGCGAGCGCTTCGCCGAGCTGCGCCGCATGGGCATCCGCACCGTCATGATCACCGGCGACAACCCGCTGACCGCCCGCGCCATCGCCCAAGAGGCGGGCGTCGACGACTACCTCGCGGAGGCCACCCCCGAGGACAAGCTCGCCCTCATCAAGGAGGAGCAGGAGGGCGGCAAGCTGGTGGCGATGACCGGCGACGGCACCAACGACGCCCCGGCTCTCGCCCAGGCGGACGTGGGTGTGGCTATGAACACCGGTACCTCGGCCGCCAAGGAGGCCGGGAACATGGTGGACCTGGACTCCAACCCGACCAAGCTCATCGAGATCGTCGAGATCGGCAAGCAACTTCTCATCACCCGGGGAGCGTTGACGACCTTCTCGATCACGAACGACGTGGCGAAGTACTTCGCGATCATCCCGGCGATGTTCACCGGCGCCTATCCCCAACTGTCCGCCCTCAACATCATGGGCCTGCACAGCCCCACCTCGGCGATCACCTCCGCGATCATCTTCAACGCCCTGATCATCGTGGCCCTGATCCCCCTCGCACTGCGCGGCGTGCGCTACACCCCGTCCTCCGCGCACGACCTGCTGAAGCGGAACCTGCTGGTGTACGGGCTCGGCGGACTCGTCCTGCCGTTCGTCGGTATCAAGCTGATCGACCTGGTGGTGTCGTCGGTGCCAGGGATCGGCTGA
- a CDS encoding ATP-binding protein, whose product MNDARPEPGVRRGRLKVYLGAAPGVGKTYRMLDEARRRAERGTDVVVGFAECHKRPHTEAMVDGLEVMERAQCAYRGAEFPELDLDAVLARRPQVAVVDELAHSNVPGGGRNAKRWQDVEALLDAGIDVVTALNIQHLESLNDVVEKITRVPQRESVPDAVVRRADQIELVDMPPEGLRRRMAHGNIYAPEKVDAALANYFRPGNLTALRELALLWLADRVDEALQYYRAEHNIGGVWETRERVVVALTGGPEGETLIRRAARIAARSAGGEVLAVHVARSDGLAAGTSHAALVRQRRLVESIGGSYHSVVGDHVPTALVEFARAENATQLVLGTSRRGRLERFLTGSGIGDTTVALSDDIDVHMVTHERAGGGRLLPSRRRTLPASRLIAGPVAGLLLPVLLTFALDRMRGTLNLTSEALLFLLAVVGVACIGGVTSALIASVTASLLLNYWFIPPTGHFTMADPDAVVAIAVFAVVAATVAGVVDRSLRLSRRSARATAEAETMSSLAGSIVRGDRAIPALLEHTRETFGMESAELVEEPPDATDTDSATVTVPVGTGSLLVLRGRTLASSERRVLSAFAAHVGAAVERARLAEAAAEVEPVKAADRMRTALLRAVGHDLRTPLATALATVGSLRSRDVSFSAEDREELLASAEDSLTKLSRLVENLLDMSRLQAGALKLRLRATALEEVLPPALDSLPADAPLIEIQSLEEIPAVLADPPLLERVIANLVGNATRHSPPEESVLVAASALAGRVELRVVDRGPGLPPHHRDQVFAPFQRLGDTDNTTGLGLGLALARGLTEAMDGTLTPEDTPGGGLTMVVSLPFADQVPRSRDAERVSGGV is encoded by the coding sequence ATGAATGACGCACGGCCCGAGCCGGGAGTACGCCGCGGCAGGCTCAAGGTCTACCTCGGCGCCGCGCCCGGCGTCGGCAAGACCTACCGCATGCTCGACGAGGCCCGCCGCAGGGCCGAGCGCGGCACGGACGTGGTGGTCGGCTTCGCCGAATGCCACAAGCGGCCGCACACCGAGGCGATGGTGGACGGCCTGGAAGTGATGGAGCGAGCTCAATGCGCCTACCGCGGCGCCGAGTTCCCCGAGCTGGACCTGGATGCCGTACTCGCCAGGCGCCCACAGGTCGCTGTCGTCGACGAGCTCGCGCACAGCAACGTTCCGGGCGGCGGTCGCAACGCCAAGCGCTGGCAGGACGTCGAGGCGCTCCTGGACGCCGGGATCGACGTCGTCACCGCCCTGAACATCCAGCATCTGGAATCGCTCAACGACGTCGTCGAGAAGATCACCAGGGTTCCGCAACGTGAGTCCGTGCCCGATGCGGTCGTCCGCCGTGCCGACCAGATCGAGCTCGTGGACATGCCCCCCGAGGGGCTGCGGCGGCGGATGGCGCACGGCAACATCTACGCGCCGGAGAAGGTCGATGCCGCGCTCGCCAACTACTTCCGGCCGGGAAACCTCACCGCGCTGCGGGAGTTGGCGCTGCTGTGGCTGGCCGACCGGGTCGACGAGGCGCTGCAGTACTACCGGGCCGAACACAACATAGGCGGTGTGTGGGAGACCCGGGAGCGGGTCGTGGTCGCCCTGACCGGCGGGCCCGAGGGCGAGACCCTGATCCGGCGGGCCGCCCGCATCGCGGCCAGATCGGCGGGCGGAGAAGTCCTCGCCGTGCACGTCGCCCGCAGTGACGGTCTGGCCGCCGGCACCTCGCACGCCGCTCTGGTGCGCCAGCGCCGCCTCGTCGAATCCATCGGCGGCAGCTACCACTCCGTCGTCGGCGACCATGTGCCCACCGCTCTGGTCGAGTTCGCGCGCGCGGAGAACGCCACTCAGCTGGTGCTCGGCACCAGCCGCCGTGGCCGCCTGGAACGGTTCCTCACGGGCAGCGGCATCGGCGACACGACCGTCGCTCTCTCCGATGACATCGACGTCCACATGGTCACGCACGAGCGGGCCGGGGGCGGCCGGCTGCTGCCCTCGCGACGTCGTACGCTCCCGGCCTCCCGCCTGATCGCGGGACCCGTGGCCGGACTGCTTCTGCCGGTCCTGCTCACCTTCGCCCTGGACAGGATGCGGGGGACGCTGAACCTCACCAGCGAGGCCCTGCTCTTCCTGCTCGCCGTGGTGGGCGTGGCCTGCATAGGCGGCGTGACCTCCGCGCTGATCGCCTCGGTGACCGCGTCGCTGCTGCTCAACTACTGGTTCATTCCGCCCACCGGCCACTTCACCATGGCCGACCCGGACGCCGTCGTGGCCATCGCCGTCTTCGCCGTCGTGGCAGCGACCGTGGCGGGCGTGGTGGACCGGTCCCTGCGCTTGTCGCGGCGCTCCGCGCGGGCGACAGCAGAGGCCGAGACCATGTCCTCGCTGGCGGGCAGCATCGTCCGTGGCGACCGGGCGATCCCGGCCCTCCTCGAACACACCCGGGAGACCTTCGGAATGGAGTCGGCCGAGCTGGTCGAGGAACCGCCGGATGCCACCGACACCGACTCGGCCACGGTCACCGTTCCTGTCGGCACCGGTTCCCTTCTTGTCCTGCGCGGGCGCACCCTGGCCTCCTCGGAGCGCCGCGTGCTGTCTGCCTTCGCCGCGCATGTGGGCGCCGCCGTCGAGCGGGCCCGGCTCGCCGAGGCCGCCGCCGAGGTCGAGCCGGTCAAGGCCGCCGACCGCATGCGTACGGCCCTGCTGCGGGCCGTCGGACACGACCTGCGCACCCCGCTCGCCACCGCTCTCGCCACCGTCGGCTCCCTGCGCAGCCGGGACGTCTCCTTCTCCGCCGAGGATCGCGAAGAGCTCCTGGCCTCCGCCGAGGACTCGCTGACCAAGCTCAGCAGACTCGTCGAGAACCTCCTGGACATGAGCCGACTGCAGGCCGGCGCCCTGAAACTGAGGCTGCGGGCCACCGCCCTGGAGGAAGTGCTGCCACCCGCCCTCGACTCGCTGCCGGCCGACGCGCCCCTTATCGAGATACAGAGCCTGGAGGAGATCCCGGCGGTCCTCGCCGACCCCCCGCTCCTGGAACGCGTGATCGCCAACCTCGTCGGAAACGCGACGCGCCACTCGCCGCCCGAGGAGTCGGTCCTTGTCGCCGCGAGTGCCCTCGCGGGCCGCGTCGAACTGCGGGTCGTCGACCGCGGTCCAGGGCTGCCACCCCACCATCGCGATCAGGTCTTTGCACCATTCCAGCGCCTCGGTGACACCGACAACACCACGGGTCTCGGTCTGGGTCTCGCGCTCGCCCGCGGGCTGACCGAGGCGATGGACGGCACCCTGACCCCGGAGGACACCCCGGGCGGCGGCCTGACCATGGTCGTGTCCCTGCCCTTCGCGGATCAGGTGCCGCGGTCTCGTGATGCCGAGCGGGTGAGCGGTGGAGTATGA
- the kdpF gene encoding K(+)-transporting ATPase subunit F, which translates to MTAENIVGLIVAVALLGYLVLALVKPERF; encoded by the coding sequence GTGACTGCCGAAAACATCGTCGGCCTGATCGTGGCCGTCGCCCTGCTGGGCTATCTCGTCCTCGCCCTCGTCAAGCCGGAGAGGTTCTGA
- the kdpF gene encoding K(+)-transporting ATPase subunit F, with protein MTAENVVGMIVAVSLVGYLVLARLFPERF; from the coding sequence GTGACTGCCGAGAACGTCGTAGGGATGATCGTGGCCGTCAGTCTGGTCGGGTACCTGGTCCTGGCCAGGCTCTTCCCGGAGAGGTTCTGA